From the genome of Vicia villosa cultivar HV-30 ecotype Madison, WI linkage group LG2, Vvil1.0, whole genome shotgun sequence, one region includes:
- the LOC131649036 gene encoding serine/threonine-protein phosphatase 7 long form homolog, translated as MSDLLTLGETHRGTRANVAAYDDSKRFRLHTHLFDREPSEFIKPYLDRAGFGVVAKINFRSVDSKLVVAMLERWRPETHTFHLPTGECTIMLEDVSMLFGLRIDGRAVVGETKGPNYACLDALCIEPFDGPDRVKGSVKLTWIHDELDELEKIPQPTEEQNILHAKLYILSMIAVLFPDKSHNVLHSSWFKFVKDLNECGKYSWGSACLCYLYRELCKACHVDVKSVAGCSLLLAVWAYYRIPRLAPRSEIAPSYPYAVRFAQRDMEYFVSPNTYLDGYRFILDHMVVGDFLWRPYAKYPRCVQREARAWSATTYIICFHMVEMHHADRVRLQFGFTQDIPQPPRCLEDHHAITKKDVRDAAYTVLNIHENNE; from the exons ATGTCTGATTTGCTTACTTTGGGAGAAACACATAGAGGAACAAGGGCGAATGTGGCTGCATAT GATGATTCTAAAAGGTTTAGACTACATACTCATCTATTCGATAGGGAGCCAAGTGAATTTATCAAGCCTTACTTGGATAGAGCCGGTTTTGGAGTTGTCGCCAAAATCAACTTTCGAAGTGTCGATTCCAAACTCGTAGTTGCGATGCTTGAGAGATGGAGGCCCGAGACACACACGTTCCATTTGCCAACCGGTGAATGTACAATAATGCTAGAGGATGTAAGTATGTTGTTTGGCCTCCGCATAGATGGGAGGGCTGTAGTAGGTGAAACCAAAGGACCTAATTATGCTTGTCTCGATGCTTTATGCATAGAACCTTTTGATGGACCTGATAGGGTGAAGGGTTCGGTAAAATTGACATGGATCCACGACGAGTTGGATGAGTTAGAAAAAATTCCTCAACCAACCGAGGAGCAAAATATTTTACATGCAAAATTATATATCTTAAGCATGATTGCAGTTTTATTTCCTGACAAATCTCATAATGTGTTGCATTCTTCTTGGTTCAAATTTGTCAAAGATCTTAATGAATGCGGcaaatatagttgggggtctgcGTGTTTGTGTTACCTTTACAGGGAGTTGTGCAAAGCATGTCATGTAGACGTCAAGAGTGTTGCAGGCTGCTCACTCCTTCTCGCTGTGTGGGCCTACTATCGCATTCCACGACTTGCTCCAAGGAGTGAAATTGCTCCATCTTATCCATACGCCGTTAG ATTTGCACAACGAGATATGGAGTATTTCGTATCTCCGAATACTTATCTAGATGGATATCGTTTCATTTTGGATCACATGGTCGTTGGAGAT TTTTTGTGGAGGCCTTACGCAAAATATCCACGTTGTGTTCAACGAGAAGCTCGGGCGTGGAGTGCAACTACCTATATTATTTGTTTTCATATGGTGGAAATGCATCATGCTGACAGGGTTAGGCTTCAATTTGGATTTACTCAAGACATCCCTCAACCCCCGAGATGTCTTGAAGATCACCACGCAATAACAAAGAAGGATGTAAGGGATGCTGCTTATACTGTTTTGAACATTCATGAGAACAACGAGTAG
- the LOC131649037 gene encoding uncharacterized protein LOC131649037, with translation MKPIEDDDGVKVMFECHSSFAPLDDVELYVHIVSPSINQSQESHLHQYGMSQPTDEEPTQNNEPFIPNEDPTSAQSISMYAPPDHMRNICLEEAQSESIFGSHKTNYNDVDLYEGMEFEDKEECVAVIQHWHITNNLDYWVYKSDKNKYVIKCKNPTCPFKCRASVRKKNSKWTIGKLSGPHVCTTTSMSQDHRQLTSYIVSHCIRDLVNTDPSIKVKLIISHITGKYGYNISYRKAWIAKVKAIESLYGNWETSYNDLPQWLLVMKTYLPGMIIDLETLPAFSNEGSQLGDKMIFHRLFWAFQPCIHGFAYCKPIVQVDGTWLYGRYRGTLLMVVAQDGNGNIFPIAFAIVEGETKDAWSFFLRNLRSHVTPQSNLCLISDRHPSIKSAYVDPANRWQNPPSSHVYCIRHIAQNFMRAIRDKELRKKLVNMGNSLIDLCEVLFQMIFVDFLTCLLFVTGYALTESMYNYYRTEIRQTNRDALEWIENIPREKWARAFDRGQRWGHMTTNLAEAMNSVLKATRNLPIASLFSATYFRMGALFGQRGHEWTKRLTSGQTFTDKCIKGMTEEVNKVSSHNVYQFDRERFYFMVAERINHNDGRPTGTYGVDLRKRTCDCGKFQAFHLPCSHVIAACESIRQDYTIHIPDVFKIQHVFKVYQESFQILPHQDNWPQYRGATLCHDETMRRKKEVAQIVLGFEPKWTTWKRKRECVGYAVK, from the exons ATGAAACCAATAGAGGACGACGATGGCGTTAAAGTGATGTTCGAATGTCACAGTTCGTTTGCTCCTCTTGACGATGTCGAGCTATATGTTCATATTGTTAGTCCTTCCATTAACCAATCGCAAGAGTCGCATTTGCATCAATACGGTATGAGCCAACCCACTGATGAAGAGCCAACACAAAACAACGAACCGTTTATACCTAACGAAGAT CCTACAAGTGCACAATCGATTAGCATGTACGCCCCACCGGATCACATGCGAAATATCTGTTTAGAAGAGGCACAGTCTGAATCAATATTTGGTTCGCACAAAACAAACTATAATGATGTTGATTTATATGAGGGAATGGAGTTTGAAGACAAGGAGGAGTGCGTTGCTGTTATACAACATTGGCATATCACCAATAATCTTGATTATTGGGTGTACAAATCTGATAAGAACAAATATGTCATCAAATGCAAGAATCCAACTTGCCCATTCAAATGTAGAGCATCAGTTCGCAAGAAGAACTCCAAATGGACAATAGGTAAGTTGAGTGGACCACATGTCTGCACAACCACTTCAATGTCGCAAGACCATAGACAACTTACCTCATATATTGTCTCTCACTGCATCAGAGATCTGGTTAACACAGACCCATCAATTAAGGTAAAGCTCATAATCTCTCATATAACAGGAAAGTATGGTTATAATATATCTTATAGGAAAGCATGGATTGCAAAGGTAAAGGCCATAGAATCCCTGTATGGAAACTGGGAGACATCTTACAATGACCTTCCACAATGGTTATTGGTAATGAAAACATATCTGCCTGGAATGATAATAGACTTGGAAACGTTACCTGCATTTTCAAACGAAGGAAGCCAGTTGGGTGATAAGATGATATTCCATCGTCTATTTTGGGCTTTTCAACCATGTATCCATGGTTTTGCTTATTGCAAGCCAATTGTTCAAGTCGACGGAACATGGTTGTATGGAAGGTACAGAGGGACATTGTTGATGGTTGTGGCGCAGGATGGGAATGGTAACATTTTTCCAATTGCTTTCGCTATTGTTGAGGGTGAAACCAAGGATGCTTGGAGTTTTTTCCTTCGCAATCTAAGAAGCCATGTGACACCCCAATCCAATCTATGCCTAATATCGGACAGACATCCATCGATTAAAAGTGCCTATGTTGATCCTGCAAATAGATGGCAAAATCCTCCGTCTtcacatgtatattgcattaggCATATCGCACAAAATTTTATGCGTGCGATTAGAGACAAGGAACTACGTAAAAAACTCGTCAATATGGGTAATAGTCTAATTGATCTTTGTGAAGTACTTTTTCAAATGATCTTTGTCGATTTCTTGACATGTTTATTATTTGTAACAGGATATGCATTGACGGAGTCAATGTACAACTACTATAGAACCGAAATTCGTCAGACAAATAGAGATgctttggagtggattgaaaatatCCCCAGGGAGAAGTGGGCAAGGGCGTTTGATAGAGGGCAACGATGGGGACACATGACGACTAACCTTGCAGAAGCAATGAACTCTGTGCTAAAGGCAACCAGAAACCTTCCAATAGCGTCTTTGTTTTCGGCCACATATTTTCGGATGGGAGCATTATTTGGTCAACGTGGACATGAATGGACAAAGAGGTTGACATCAGGCCAAACTTTTACAGACAAGTGTATCAAGGGGATGACTGAAGAAGTCAACAAAGTAAGCAGTCATAATGTTTATCAGTTTGACCGGGAGAGGTTCTATTTTATGGTGGCCGAAAGAATAAACCACAACGATGGTCGACCAACTGGTACTTACGGTGTTGATCTACGAAAAAGAACATGTGATTGCGGAAAATTTCAAGCGTTCCATTTGCCTTGCTCACATGTGATTGCAGCATGTGAAAGTATACGCCAAGACTACACCATTCACATACCCGACGTGTTCAAGATTCAACATGTTTTTAAAGTCTACCAAGAAAGCTTCCAGATCCTCCCACATCAAGACAATTGGCCGCAATATAGAGGAGCTACTCTTTGTCATGACGAAACTATGCGTAGGAAAAAAGAGGTCGCCCAAATAGTACTCGGATTCGAACCGAAATGGACGAcatggaaaaggaaaagagaatgtGTGGGATATGCCGTGAAGTAG